One segment of Panicum virgatum strain AP13 chromosome 1K, P.virgatum_v5, whole genome shotgun sequence DNA contains the following:
- the LOC120711582 gene encoding uncharacterized protein LOC120711582, translated as MAGATVCAMCGDVGFPDKLFRCARCRRRYQHSYCTNYYGDAGAGVCDWCLSDDVVGSGKKRPHISSSASSGCSKQQQQEAAAQARSSEQQPPFPPSGCGKGAGKVVTGGEHEGGRRPRRYKLLKDVLC; from the exons ATGGCGGGCGCCACCGTGTGCGCCATGTGCGGCGACGTTGGCTTCCCCGACAAGCTCTTCCGctgcgcgcgctgccgccgccgctaccaGCACTC CTACTGCACCAACTACTACggcgacgcgggcgcgggcgtctgCGACTGGTGCCTCAGCGACGACGTCGTCGGCAGCGGGAAGAAGCGGCCGCACAtctcgtcgtcggcgtcgtcggggtgcagcaagcagcagcagcaggaggcggcggcgcaagccaGGAGCAGCGAGCAGCAGCCGCCGTTCCCGCCCAGCGGGTGCGGCAAGGGAGCCGGCAAggtggtcaccggcggcgagcacgagGGTGGCCGGCGACCCCGCAGGTACAAGCTCCTCAAGGACGTGCTGTGCTAG